The window tgcTGGGTTGGTGATCATtgtttcatcaatttcatcatcttcaaaatcttcttcatcgtcatcataTGATCCATACCCTgtatcttcatcttctgaaTCGGGcatttcatcaatatttggtCTATCTGCCCATTTGGAGACAAAGACTTCCTCCAGACGATGACCCATCATGTTAACGATGGTTCCATCTGGGTTAAATGCATAACAATTCTTGAAGACCAAATCTACATCCTTCTTAAAATCATCCATGGATTGATATTCCCAATTACTCAATTTGGTTGCAACGGTACCTAAATCCATAGGTTCCTTAACGTAATCGAAATAAGTGGGTAAATTTAATGCGACAGGATCGACTGGTTCCAAGAATGGGTAATTAAAAGATGCGTATTTCTTGTTTGTCAATTCCTTAATGACAGATTGACAAAATTTCATAGCCAATTGCAATCTTTTAGATTTTGGTCTCTTATTTTCATAAGGGTAAATATCCTTGGATTTAGGTGGATGAATTTCTCTCTTCGGTCTCCCATTATGTGTTTGCGCACGTCTTATCACAATTGGAGTATCTGAATCTGCATTGGCGCCCGATTTACCCTTCCGTGagtttttctttgttggaGGTGGCATGGGGGCGTCTCTTGCAGGCATATTTAGCAtatgtttttcaaaagcGGCTTGAATATTTCTAGCCATTTGTGAAATAACTGCGGTAGGCCCATTAAAGGCGATACTATTACTTACCATCAAATTAAAATCTTCAGTTATTTGTTCCGGGGTAGCGTAAGCATTaacattcaattttttttcaatggtgGAAAGATCCATGGGTCTCTTTACGTAATTGTAATATAATGGAATGTTTAAAGCGACGATATCGACCGGTTGTAAGAAAGGTCTTGCATCTTTTAAACGTTTTACCGCTTTGATGGCCATTAGTGCATGTTTCTGTTGATGTTTGGGGATTGGGTCAGCCGGTAGATTGTTCATATCTGGTTCTTGTGGTGGTGCAGGAGCAGGGACCTTAGGAGGTTCGACTACTGCAGGCTGttgttcttccaattttggtttcttgGCTTCGTTTTCCTCCAGGACAGCAGCGACAGGTGTTGCTGTAGGTTGAGGAGTTGGCTCGTGTGTCTCCAGGTTGCCCTCGACTTCATCTATGGTTCTCTTGAGAGAGGTAGCATTCTCCAAGGAGTCGATATTATTGCTACTGTTATTTGGGTCCTCCAGAGGCTCTGAGACGGGGGAACGAGGAACGATGGCATCCTTCTCTAGGGACATGGATGCAGACAGAGGTCGTTGTTCATGTTCGTTGTGTTGCGGTGGCAAACTTGAAGTGTTGTCGTTGCCGCCGAGGTCCATGACGGATGTATCTTCTTGGTTCATTAGCATCGCGAAGTACGAAGGAATGAGTATATACAGAAAAGGGGTGTGTGCAAAGTTGCCGTCGGGTGGGATGAGAAGTTGCGAAAAAAAGCGAAAGGGAGAAAACGACAGACGGTTTTTCGCAGCTCGGTGTCAGATGGAAACGGTCATTGCTTAAATACTTTGACTGTTTCGTCTCCGTATCCGCGCGCACGGCCATTCGCTGGTGTTTTTTCTTGCTTCGCGAGTCGCGACAACAACAACGCCAAGCGTGACCCGCACAACGCCAACATTACGTAGTGAGTGAGGATCGTGTCCTGTGAGCAGGGATCCTTCCTACTGCTGCATAATATGATATACACATCTAGAGATATATACAGTCCGGTCAATTAGTAGTGGTTTGTGTCCATTAAGAGCGTTGCCACTGGCGCCGAAAAGAACTGCTCTTATAACAATTGCACGGCCGGCTGCACGTTTCTTTTTTGAGGGGGCCGCTTCCCTTTTTTCTCTTCCGCCCAGAACATCGATCTTTTTGTTCGTAAGACAGCTTCTCTCTTGGCAGCCAGTTAAGTAACGTTTAAAACCTTTCCTAGAGTATCATTTCTAATTAacaaatataatttcttgatcCAGTTCCCTTTGAGTCATCCTTGTATTTGCAGGCGAGatcttgtttcttttgaGAACAAGTGCCGGTTGCCTATATTACCTTAAGATTTCGCCCCTCGTGTTTTTTCCCcattttatttcaaaaaattacaTTTTTTTGTAATTAATTTGAGTACCTTGTCGCGCTTGTGTCTGGGTGTCTTGAGGATGTACGGGCGGGAAAATAACAGTCTTCTAGTTTTGCAAGAcagaaattttctttctatataaatataatttacaataatgaatcaattatttACAGAATATGAATTACTCTTATGCTTGGGCATAAACACGAAATTCTCCTCCGTCTTACCGAAAAACAATTCACTCAATTTAATCCAATCATTAACATCAGTACTACCCATTAATGTTTCCATATCGTCTCTACCAACCCAGTGTGGTGGtctttcattcaaataaacAGGATACCTTTCACAAATACCCATGGGGACGTATCTATGGAAGAAAGACATGAATTCACAGAAATATCTACGACTTTGAGCAATACCATACATATCTGTCCCCCAATGTTCCATGGCAAATTGTGCATAATCTTTCAAGATATCTAATCTTTCCACACTAgatttatccaaatattgttgtgcttccacttcttcaaaCATCCATGGCTTAATTAAACAACCTCTTGCCACCATGATACTATCAATATTGGAATTGCCTTCAAGATGACGGTACCAATCTTCCCAATTATTGACATCACCATTACCGACAAATTGGATTCTGTGTGATGATTCACGAGTATCCTTAAATTGTTCTGAATTGGAGTATTCCAATTCGGATTCTCTTAAAGTGTTTGCCACTTTGGAAATATAATCCCAATCCGCGGATTTCGTGTATCGTTGTTGTCTTGACCTACCATGCAAAGTCACTGCAGAAATATCCGTCTCATAGACTAAACGTTTCATTAACCCTTCGGCAATCGGGTGTCCATCTTTGGTCCCCGTTCTAATTTTCACTGTGATCGGTATGTCATTCGAAACATAATTCATTGCGTTTAAACAACGGATCATTCTTGCTGGATTATCCAAGAGTGCAGACCCTGAACCTTGTCTATACAAGAGATCAATGGGGCATCCtgaattcaaattaattTCACTGATATTGGAATTGTCCAAGTTGGCGGCTAATGCCTCTGTAGCCTTGGCAGCTTGCCATGGTTTGGAACATGCAATCTGTACACCGTATCCTGGAACTTCTGTGGAGTGAGCCTTAGGTAATGCCCATTCTGAATTGGTCCCCTGGATCAATGGTACTGCTAGTGCCATTTCCGAATAAGTCACGTCTGCACCTAGTTTCCTCATTAGACGACGGTACGGTAGGTTCCCCACCGTGGTCAAGGGGGAAACAATCTTCTTACGgtttaaattcaatggttTCTTCTCTTGGGCGAAATATCTTGTGTCTTTGTATTTGAGGTACAATTCCTTCTGTCTTTCTCTATgttctttcaattccttttccCTCTGGACGACCTGTGGAGCGATTTCCACGTCATCTTTAGCTTCGGCAGCGATCTGCTGCTCCGGCTTCATTTCGTCTCTATGTTCCTGCTGAATGGAATCGATAATCTCCAAGACTTCATCACTCTTCGCAAATTGAAATCTTCTCTTAATCAAATCCAGTTTCTGATCACCACCAATGACATTAACCTCGCCCATATGCCATTGTTTCTGCTTTTCATCGGGCACACCCACTAACGATTCCGCATCCTTCAAATGGCCGGACAAGAACCTACACTTGAACCCCATGGGACAAAACCCAACGGCATCAAACACGGGACACGTCTTATTCCAGGCATCGCACTGCACCTCGGTTGCCTTCCCCTGCAAGTAATTCTGCAAATCGTGCTCGAACCTACACTTATCACCAAAGGAACAATCCTCTCTAGCGCCGCCAAACACGAGACGCGGACACAACGGGTTCTGCTCCTTCACCTGTCTATTATCCCTGTTCTTGTTCTGTCCCCTGCGCTTCTTGTTCTTGCCCCTCTTGCCGCCCTGCGGACCCATGGAGTCCTGGATCCTGTCGTTGGTGGGCTCCTCGTCCAAGGACGCTGATGCGGGTGGTTCGTTGGAGGTGAGGGAGACGATGTATTGCGGTTTGATTTGGGCCACGCCGGCGGTGTGCGACCTCTTGGGGGTGGAGTCATCTGAGTCCGGTGCGTGTCTCTTAGCTTCGGACATTGAGTGTTGCTGTGCTGTGCTGttttgttgctgttgtgCTGTTGCTACACTGTATAGATGCGATGAGATgtagaaaatttttcagatcAGATCAGCAGGCAAGAGACGATGCGGTAAGCGGTTACGTAAGGAAGGGAGGTGGGCAGAAAGGGCACGAGCCGCTGGCGCTGCGACGGCTGATGGGCCCAGAAAGAAAGACAAGGAATGGTCATTGAGTGATTCCCTGAAGGAAACCGCTTGCTCGAGGTAAATCCTCCTCGttggagaagaagatcaagatTCAAGAAGCTGGTGGTGAAGGGGTACTTGCTGTGGGGGTGCCAGATGCTTATCTCACACAAACACGGAGGGGACATAATGGCCTGTGGTAATGGGGGCAGCAGATCACTGTGCACGGGCGGTGTGTGGGTGTCTCGAAGCTCATCGCTTGTGCTGACATTCTCTGCACGGCAAACtctatttgaaatttcacttCCCTCTCGTACCATCCCTCCATTGTACATCCATCTGCttacatacatacatacgGTATataacatatatatataagcCATTGATCTGCGTTCTCCACTCGACCCCTCCTCCCCCCCGCTACCCAAACAACCATCCATCAAACCAGTTAACAATGCAAACCGTCACTGCTACAATGCCCGTCTCCGACTGTCTGCTATCAAGCTCTGCCGCCGCCGCTAcatccaccaccaccaaaCCACTCCCCGTCCACTTCATCAAGGACAACAAACACCCAAACTCCAATAACAGGAGGGACTCCATTGCCCACTCCCAAGGGATCGGTGGTGTCGCATGGGGGTCCCACACAATCGGATCTTGGCTAAAGGatgaaatatcaaattcaacCTCCATACCAATATCAAGAGTAGCCAAACCATCGAGAAAGCCACCATTGACCATCAATAACACTAACATCATACCTCTCTTGGAAGATGCACACGCCGCAAAGGACCCAAACCCAATCTtggaaacaacaacaccaTACTGCCCCTACTTGTCCAATTTCGAAGAACAATACTGCAAGGATTACTCGTGTTGTGGACGATCCCTGCCCAGTCTACATGATCTGTTGAAACATTACGAGGACGCTCATATTCAGTCCAATAATCGTCCCTCCGTCGCCGCCGCCGCTTCTTCTAACAAGgaaactaataataataacattcagaaaattaataatacctcttcatcttcatcgcATCCAAACGTCATACAGCAGGACTTGAAAACTTCCATCAGCTACGACAACCCTCAAAAGACAGACTCAAACAACTTGGTGTTGTCCTCCctaaataatataaacTTGGTAGATACAGTATCCACAAATGACGTATTCTTACAACCAACATCCCCAAGAGAACTCGAATACGAAAACATATT is drawn from Naumovozyma castellii chromosome 10, complete genome and contains these coding sequences:
- the DUS3 gene encoding tRNA dihydrouridine synthase DUS3 (ancestral locus Anc_4.264), which codes for MSEAKRHAPDSDDSTPKRSHTAGVAQIKPQYIVSLTSNEPPASASLDEEPTNDRIQDSMGPQGGKRGKNKKRRGQNKNRDNRQVKEQNPLCPRLVFGGAREDCSFGDKCRFEHDLQNYLQGKATEVQCDAWNKTCPVFDAVGFCPMGFKCRFLSGHLKDAESLVGVPDEKQKQWHMGEVNVIGGDQKLDLIKRRFQFAKSDEVLEIIDSIQQEHRDEMKPEQQIAAEAKDDVEIAPQVVQREKELKEHRERQKELYLKYKDTRYFAQEKKPLNLNRKKIVSPLTTVGNLPYRRLMRKLGADVTYSEMALAVPLIQGTNSEWALPKAHSTEVPGYGVQIACSKPWQAAKATEALAANLDNSNISEINLNSGCPIDLLYRQGSGSALLDNPARMIRCLNAMNYVSNDIPITVKIRTGTKDGHPIAEGLMKRLVYETDISAVTLHGRSRQQRYTKSADWDYISKVANTLRESELEYSNSEQFKDTRESSHRIQFVGNGDVNNWEDWYRHLEGNSNIDSIMVARGCLIKPWMFEEVEAQQYLDKSSVERLDILKDYAQFAMEHWGTDMYGIAQSRRYFCEFMSFFHRYVPMGICERYPVYLNERPPHWVGRDDMETLMGSTDVNDWIKLSELFFGKTEENFVFMPKHKSNSYSVNN
- the SFP1 gene encoding zinc-coordinating transcription factor SFP1 (ancestral locus Anc_4.265), with translation MQTVTATMPVSDCLLSSSAAAATSTTTKPLPVHFIKDNKHPNSNNRRDSIAHSQGIGGVAWGSHTIGSWLKDEISNSTSIPISRVAKPSRKPPLTINNTNIIPLLEDAHAAKDPNPILETTTPYCPYLSNFEEQYCKDYSCCGRSLPSLHDLLKHYEDAHIQSNNRPSVAAAASSNKETNNNNIQKINNTSSSSSHPNVIQQDLKTSISYDNPQKTDSNNLVLSSLNNINLVDTVSTNDVFLQPTSPRELEYENIFDKNSYTTHSDNELYQILSNASSVATSPSPSTKDTTHNNQQPFITDPARNLYVTEQETELKPFKCPVINCGKAYKNQNGLKYHKLHGHQNEKLIANDDGTFSILDPHSMEPYPNDHYRNNLDVNKPYRCEVCGKRYKNLNGLKYHKGHSTH
- the BDF1 gene encoding chromatin-binding protein BDF1 (ancestral locus Anc_4.262); the protein is MLMNQEDTSVMDLGGNDNTSSLPPQHNEHEQRPLSASMSLEKDAIVPRSPVSEPLEDPNNSSNNIDSLENATSLKRTIDEVEGNLETHEPTPQPTATPVAAVLEENEAKKPKLEEQQPAVVEPPKVPAPAPPQEPDMNNLPADPIPKHQQKHALMAIKAVKRLKDARPFLQPVDIVALNIPLYYNYVKRPMDLSTIEKKLNVNAYATPEQITEDFNLMVSNSIAFNGPTAVISQMARNIQAAFEKHMLNMPARDAPMPPPTKKNSRKGKSGANADSDTPIVIRRAQTHNGRPKREIHPPKSKDIYPYENKRPKSKRLQLAMKFCQSVIKELTNKKYASFNYPFLEPVDPVALNLPTYFDYVKEPMDLGTVATKLSNWEYQSMDDFKKDVDLVFKNCYAFNPDGTIVNMMGHRLEEVFVSKWADRPNIDEMPDSEDEDTGYGSYDDDEEDFEDDEIDETMITNPAIQYLEEQLARMKVELQQLKNQELERIRKDRRIVRGAKKHRNKRSKKKNGKKDKKGRLETVVTYNMKKVIMENIGALPPAKYERACDIISKSMPHLSNDEEVDLDTLDNETILTLYNTFFREFPISSPVNYVSPTGSNEALSPTSTTGKKRRSKALSQEEQNRKIEKIKSKLAILDHASPLSQNGSPTTPGYNRNLGAYSSSSSDDDVSSESEEE